A stretch of Triticum aestivum cultivar Chinese Spring chromosome 1D, IWGSC CS RefSeq v2.1, whole genome shotgun sequence DNA encodes these proteins:
- the LOC123181968 gene encoding methyl-CpG-binding domain-containing protein 4 — protein sequence MASPAPVPASPGSSSQKKRGATESIGLYAVQCCECHKWRTVSTKDEFETIRENFTEDPWFCSKRPECSCEDPPDIEYDSSRIWVIDKPNIPKPPPKTERLVIMRGDLSKMDIYYVLPNGKRARGIGDVQKFLDTNPEYKDRISAESFSFTVPKIVEETVSQSSLWKTKKAKKQDKINASSSKKDKANASSSEN from the exons ATGGCCTCGCCGGCGCCGGTTCCGGCCTCGCCGGGGTCCTCCTCTCAG AAAAAACGAGGTGCAACGGAATCAATTGGCCTGTATGCTGTCCAGTGTTGTGAATGTCATAAATGGCGTACAGTTTCAACGAAAGATGAATTTGAGACAATTCGTGAGAACTTCACTGAAGACCCATGGTTCTGCAGTAAAAGACCTGAGTGCTCGTGTGAAGACCCTCCAGACATTGAGTACGACAGCAGCCGCATCTGGGTCATCGACAAGCCCAACATACCAAAGCCTCCGCCCAAGACCGAGAGACTTGTGATCATGAGAGGTGATCTGTCTAAAATGGACATCTACTATGTCCTGCCAAACGGGAAGCGTGCAAGGGGCATCGGGGACGTGCAGAAGTTCCTCGACACAAACCCAGAGTACAAAGACCGCATATCAGCTGAAAGCTTCAGTTTTACGGTGCCCAAGATCGTTGAGGAGACCGTTTCGCAGAGCTCTTTGTGGAAGACTAAAAAGGCTAAAAAGCAGGACAAGATAAATGCTTCAAGCAGCAAGAAGGACAAGGCAAATGCTTCAAGCAGCGAGAACTAG